In Desulfosediminicola ganghwensis, a single window of DNA contains:
- a CDS encoding diguanylate cyclase, translating to MEKPKDSAKILVVDDDSPVRLALKAMVTSLGYDCLVAEGGEQALAIMAENDIDMVLSDIVMPGMDGMELLGKIKKTHKDTDVIIATGFSGRVNYADVISAGAMDFIKKPIELAELEAKLARGFRERALVRRLEQLSLSDGLTGLLNRRAFDQRFTREVERANRQGYQLFLAIIDVDRFKEFNDTYGHQEGDQVLVALARVVVDCTRTNVDMCFRLGGDEFAILLPQTNSRQAQGIMKRVLNGFNAYQFGTTTLSIGLATCRRNIDVPVAEDEEMMKARADQAMYDAKNSGRNRIVCRG from the coding sequence ATGGAAAAACCTAAGGATAGTGCCAAAATACTCGTCGTGGATGACGATAGCCCTGTGCGTTTGGCGCTGAAGGCTATGGTCACTTCGCTTGGTTACGATTGCCTGGTTGCCGAGGGGGGCGAGCAGGCGCTGGCGATTATGGCGGAAAACGATATCGACATGGTGTTGTCAGATATTGTCATGCCCGGCATGGATGGTATGGAGCTCCTTGGAAAAATCAAGAAAACACATAAAGATACCGATGTGATAATTGCTACGGGCTTTAGCGGCAGGGTCAATTATGCCGATGTAATCAGCGCGGGCGCCATGGATTTTATCAAGAAGCCGATAGAGCTTGCAGAGTTGGAAGCAAAGCTTGCCAGAGGCTTCAGGGAGAGGGCTCTGGTACGGCGTCTGGAGCAATTGTCGCTCAGCGATGGTTTGACCGGGCTTTTGAACAGGCGTGCCTTCGACCAACGATTCACCCGAGAGGTTGAGCGTGCGAATCGTCAGGGCTATCAGCTTTTCCTGGCAATCATTGACGTGGACAGATTCAAGGAATTCAACGATACCTACGGTCACCAGGAGGGTGATCAGGTGTTGGTGGCTCTGGCCAGGGTAGTCGTCGATTGTACCCGGACTAATGTGGATATGTGCTTCCGCCTCGGTGGAGATGAATTTGCAATCCTGCTGCCGCAGACGAATTCAAGGCAGGCTCAGGGGATAATGAAAAGGGTGCTGAATGGCTTTAATGCGTATCAATTTGGTACAACTACTCTTTCCATAGGCCTGGCAACATGCAGGAGAAATATTGATGTGCCGGTAGCTGAAGATGAAGAGATGATGAAGGCCAGAGCAGATCAGGCAATGTATGACGCGAAAAACAGCGGCAGAAATCGTATCGTCTGTCGCGGCTGA
- the purF gene encoding amidophosphoribosyltransferase, whose product MSDNTIHHNSLKPTHECGVCGIYGHDDSSKLAYFGLYALQHRGQESAGIVTSDGKKVCMHKDMGLVPEVFSEDVLQRLKGNISIGHVRYSTTGASNIVNTQPLMVSHQGTTLAVAHNGNLTNSMQLRRVLEDRGSIFQTTMDSEVVLHLMVRAAKKGLEDALKETFRAMKGAYSMLVMTPDTLVAVRDPDGFRPLCLGKLTNGGYIVASETCALDLVDAEYVRDIAPGEMLILDKEGMRSLYPWPRQETNFCIFEQVYFARPDSDIFGTSVYMARKRMGEILAKEAKIDADFVMPFPDSGNYAALGYSQASGIPLEMGVIRNHYVGRTFIEPTQSMRDFNVRVKLNPVRGFLKDKRVIIVEDSIIRGTTGKSRVRALREAGAKEVHMVVSCPPTRNACYYGIDFPSESQLIANQKTIDEIAKYLGLDSLHYLSLEGLVEATGMDKNAFCLACFNGVYPVEPDKMFKKEALD is encoded by the coding sequence ATGTCAGACAACACCATTCACCACAACTCACTGAAACCAACCCATGAATGCGGAGTTTGCGGTATTTACGGGCACGATGATTCCTCAAAACTCGCCTACTTCGGCCTTTACGCCCTGCAGCACCGTGGTCAGGAGAGTGCCGGTATCGTCACCTCCGACGGCAAGAAGGTCTGCATGCACAAGGATATGGGGCTGGTTCCCGAGGTATTCTCTGAAGATGTCCTTCAGCGGCTCAAGGGCAACATCTCCATCGGCCATGTGCGCTACTCCACCACCGGTGCCTCCAACATTGTAAATACTCAACCACTGATGGTCAGCCACCAGGGGACGACACTTGCTGTCGCCCACAATGGCAACCTGACCAACTCCATGCAATTACGTCGTGTTTTGGAAGATCGCGGTTCAATTTTCCAGACCACAATGGACAGCGAGGTTGTTCTTCACCTGATGGTACGCGCCGCCAAGAAGGGGCTCGAAGATGCGTTAAAAGAAACCTTCAGGGCCATGAAGGGTGCCTACTCCATGCTGGTTATGACCCCCGATACCCTGGTGGCAGTGCGCGACCCAGACGGTTTCCGCCCCTTGTGTCTCGGTAAATTGACCAATGGTGGTTATATTGTCGCCTCTGAAACCTGCGCTCTCGACCTCGTTGACGCCGAGTACGTTCGCGATATCGCTCCGGGTGAGATGCTGATTCTCGATAAGGAGGGCATGCGCTCACTCTACCCCTGGCCAAGACAGGAGACGAACTTCTGTATCTTCGAACAGGTCTACTTTGCCCGCCCCGACTCTGATATTTTCGGCACCAGTGTGTACATGGCCCGCAAAAGGATGGGAGAAATCCTGGCCAAAGAAGCCAAGATCGATGCCGACTTTGTAATGCCGTTTCCCGACTCTGGCAACTACGCCGCTCTCGGTTACTCCCAGGCATCCGGCATTCCGCTGGAGATGGGCGTTATCCGAAACCATTATGTCGGACGCACCTTTATTGAACCAACACAGTCCATGCGCGACTTTAATGTCCGCGTGAAGCTCAATCCGGTTCGGGGTTTCCTGAAAGATAAAAGAGTAATTATCGTTGAGGATTCCATCATTCGCGGAACGACCGGCAAGAGCCGTGTCCGTGCCCTGCGTGAGGCAGGCGCCAAAGAGGTGCATATGGTGGTCAGCTGTCCTCCGACTCGCAACGCCTGCTATTATGGTATCGATTTCCCTTCCGAATCGCAGTTGATTGCCAATCAGAAGACCATTGACGAAATCGCCAAATACCTCGGCCTCGATTCCCTGCACTACCTGAGCCTCGAAGGCCTCGTGGAAGCGACCGGCATGGATAAAAATGCCTTCTGCCTTGCCTGTTTCAACGGAGTTTATCCGGTCGAGCCTGATAAAATGTTCAAGAAAGAAGCCCTGGACTAG
- a CDS encoding M20/M25/M40 family metallo-hydrolase: protein MTQYIDRERIAKTFTTLCEIDSPSRSEKSVADHLKEVFASLGADQIIEDNSATGTGSECGNLIIRFNATKDDTEGVFFSAHMDTVQPGTGVEVVRTGDIFTSKGETILGGDDKSGIAAIIETLTILKEQKIEHGLIEVVLTTCEEVGLLGAKHLEHSNITAKYGYALDSSGIDSVVIGAPAANKFRIEVTGAAAHAGLNPEAGISAIQVAAKAINSIQLGRIDNETTANFGVISGGSATNIVPETVIIEGEVRSHKIEKLEQQTRLIADTFQQVIEDWQNPSPENTLKPALSIQTTTDYPAMLLEIESPVIQRIQKVGEQMGRELQFVIAGGGSDANILNGFGIPTAIVATGMEKVHTTDEQLDLNHLVRVTELVYGIASGN from the coding sequence ATGACTCAATATATCGATAGAGAACGTATAGCCAAAACCTTCACCACACTGTGCGAGATTGACAGCCCGTCGCGAAGTGAAAAGTCGGTTGCGGATCATCTGAAAGAGGTGTTCGCTTCCCTCGGTGCAGATCAAATCATCGAAGATAATTCAGCCACAGGAACCGGCAGTGAGTGCGGCAACCTGATCATCCGCTTCAATGCGACCAAAGACGATACTGAAGGCGTTTTCTTCTCTGCTCACATGGATACCGTACAACCCGGCACTGGTGTCGAAGTTGTACGCACCGGCGACATCTTCACCAGCAAGGGCGAGACCATACTTGGCGGGGATGACAAATCCGGCATTGCCGCTATTATCGAGACCCTCACTATTCTCAAAGAACAGAAAATTGAGCATGGACTCATCGAAGTGGTGCTGACAACCTGCGAGGAGGTCGGCCTGCTCGGGGCCAAGCACCTCGAGCATTCCAACATCACTGCAAAATATGGCTACGCCCTGGACTCCAGCGGCATCGACAGTGTGGTGATAGGCGCTCCGGCCGCCAACAAGTTTCGCATTGAAGTGACCGGTGCTGCCGCCCATGCCGGGCTCAACCCGGAAGCAGGCATCAGCGCCATCCAGGTTGCGGCTAAAGCAATCAACAGTATCCAGTTAGGACGAATTGATAACGAAACTACTGCCAATTTCGGCGTTATCAGCGGTGGCTCGGCAACCAATATCGTTCCGGAAACAGTGATCATCGAAGGAGAGGTCCGTAGCCATAAAATCGAGAAGCTTGAGCAACAAACCAGGCTGATCGCGGACACCTTTCAGCAGGTGATAGAGGATTGGCAGAATCCATCCCCTGAAAACACTCTCAAGCCTGCACTTTCCATCCAGACCACCACAGATTATCCGGCGATGCTGCTCGAAATCGAATCACCCGTTATTCAACGCATCCAAAAGGTTGGAGAACAAATGGGAAGAGAGTTGCAGTTCGTGATTGCCGGTGGAGGAAGCGATGCCAATATACTCAATGGCTTCGGCATCCCCACTGCCATTGTCGCCACCGGTATGGAAAAAGTACACACCACCGACGAGCAACTGGATCTGAACCATCTGGTGCGGGTTACAGAACTTGTTTATGGAATTGCCTCCGGCAATTAA
- the ispD gene encoding 2-C-methyl-D-erythritol 4-phosphate cytidylyltransferase, translated as MTSKVAAIIPAAGSGTRMKSNHPKQYHSLGDAPILVHTVRAFVRHPAIDQTVVAVPAEWLEKTEHLLAEHGLNCPSLIVTAGGRRRQDSVFNGLEALDDDIEIVLVHDGARPLLSSELIDRCCQAVEQHGAAIAAVPVKDTLKRGGDGNLVTDTVDREGLWQAQTPQAATLALLRKGYQAAAGQDVTDESMLLEHAGIPVTLVMGEETNLKITRPEDLALAEIIMQRSLQNDNPSPDAPEGAAACRIGHGFDAHRLVEGRKLVLGGIEIDYELGLAGHSDADVLTHALCDAILGALGAGDIGSHFPDSDGAFKDIYSIKLLDRTIELARKKGYRIGNADITVVCQKPKLAPHIPRMKEVLAKSCQAPEDAINLKATTTEKMGYTGRGEGISCHAVVLLTSAN; from the coding sequence ATGACATCGAAAGTTGCCGCCATCATCCCTGCGGCCGGTTCCGGCACCCGGATGAAATCCAATCATCCCAAACAGTATCACTCCCTCGGAGATGCTCCGATTCTGGTCCATACCGTCCGGGCTTTTGTCCGCCATCCGGCCATTGATCAGACCGTCGTTGCGGTCCCTGCCGAGTGGCTGGAAAAGACCGAGCACCTTTTGGCCGAACACGGCCTTAACTGCCCGTCGCTTATTGTCACCGCCGGTGGCCGTAGAAGACAGGACTCGGTTTTCAACGGACTTGAGGCGCTGGACGATGACATTGAAATCGTGCTGGTCCACGATGGGGCAAGACCCCTGCTCTCCTCTGAGCTGATCGACCGTTGTTGTCAGGCGGTGGAGCAGCATGGCGCTGCAATTGCCGCAGTTCCCGTTAAGGATACCCTGAAGCGTGGTGGAGACGGCAACCTGGTTACAGATACCGTAGACCGTGAAGGTCTCTGGCAGGCCCAGACCCCCCAGGCCGCCACCCTCGCCCTGTTGAGAAAAGGGTATCAGGCCGCTGCCGGTCAAGATGTCACCGACGAGTCGATGCTGCTTGAGCACGCCGGAATCCCTGTGACTCTGGTCATGGGCGAGGAGACTAATCTCAAAATCACCAGACCCGAAGATCTGGCACTGGCTGAGATCATTATGCAGAGATCACTACAAAACGACAACCCGTCGCCCGACGCACCCGAGGGGGCGGCCGCCTGCAGGATAGGCCACGGCTTTGATGCCCACCGGCTTGTCGAGGGGAGAAAACTTGTGCTGGGCGGCATTGAGATCGACTACGAGTTGGGCCTCGCCGGCCACTCCGATGCCGACGTGCTTACCCACGCCCTGTGTGATGCGATTCTCGGCGCGTTGGGTGCCGGCGATATCGGCAGCCATTTCCCCGACAGTGACGGTGCTTTCAAGGATATATATTCTATCAAGCTACTTGATCGAACCATTGAGCTTGCCAGGAAAAAAGGCTACAGGATCGGTAACGCCGATATCACTGTGGTGTGCCAGAAACCAAAACTTGCCCCCCATATCCCCAGGATGAAAGAGGTGCTGGCGAAAAGCTGCCAGGCACCCGAAGATGCCATCAACCTCAAGGCCACCACCACAGAGAAGATGGGATATACCGGCCGGGGCGAAGGCATTAGCTGCCACGCCGTTGTTTTACTCACTTCAGCCAACTAG